The Cystobacter fuscus DSM 2262 genome contains a region encoding:
- a CDS encoding DUF2381 family protein encodes MPPSLPTTLLLLHLLEGAPSASGIVPGQTALPDERHIELTADGARQDWEVRISPNQASNLMFNAPLRRGSVTVQERELFQSVMVDESAGLITLLPSAMAPPGKTVMLVVGFADNNLPENTTFRLVVRADQVERQVRVDRKPRSASFFQEEARQARERAEHCETALGRQTTRKGQEDLVGLFSARLVKKGIGIRSLDFFSDLPQSPADSLFVKEAYSYRAIGRVAVELWLDESHQQPWRVKSAELVTEEGHSLRVLRTWQSPGVLRPGELRQIVVEAEAPEPQSQELFLLRLTESEGTRTLTVRGVTFP; translated from the coding sequence ATGCCGCCGTCTCTTCCGACTACGCTCTTGTTGCTTCACCTCCTCGAGGGTGCGCCCAGCGCGTCCGGAATCGTCCCAGGACAGACCGCCCTGCCAGACGAGCGTCACATCGAGCTGACAGCAGACGGAGCCAGACAGGACTGGGAGGTTCGCATCAGCCCCAATCAAGCCTCCAACCTGATGTTCAACGCGCCGCTGCGCAGAGGGAGCGTCACGGTCCAGGAGCGCGAACTCTTCCAGTCCGTGATGGTGGATGAAAGCGCTGGGTTGATCACCCTTCTCCCCTCCGCGATGGCGCCGCCGGGAAAGACAGTGATGTTGGTGGTGGGCTTCGCGGACAACAACCTCCCGGAGAACACCACCTTCCGGCTGGTGGTGCGCGCCGACCAGGTGGAACGGCAAGTCCGAGTCGACCGGAAACCACGCTCGGCCTCCTTCTTCCAGGAGGAAGCAAGACAAGCACGAGAGCGCGCGGAGCACTGCGAGACGGCACTGGGGCGACAAACGACGCGAAAGGGCCAGGAAGACCTCGTGGGTCTGTTCAGTGCCAGGCTCGTGAAGAAGGGGATCGGCATCCGTTCGCTGGACTTCTTTTCCGACCTCCCCCAGTCGCCCGCGGACAGCCTTTTCGTGAAGGAAGCCTACAGCTACCGGGCCATTGGCCGGGTCGCGGTGGAATTGTGGCTGGATGAATCCCATCAACAGCCCTGGCGGGTGAAGTCGGCCGAGCTGGTCACCGAGGAAGGGCATTCCCTGCGCGTGCTCCGCACCTGGCAATCGCCGGGCGTGCTCCGTCCGGGAGAACTGCGGCAAATCGTGGTGGAAGCGGAAGCCCCCGAACCCCAGTCCCAGGAACTCTTCCTGCTGCGGCTGACGGAGTCGGAAGGAACCCGGACCCTCACCGTGCGCGGCGTGACTTTTCCTTGA
- a CDS encoding serine/threonine-protein kinase — MGEVVDGYRLERRLGEGGQGSVFRARRDGQLHALKFLPLRNEDRAWRELEVRLRLRRMQEVGVSACGPWPSARPRYLYLVMPYVHGRPLPDWASEHNPTARRAARVLADVARQLVQVHRAGVVHRDIKGDNVLVRHEDGRAVLVDFGVGTYWGALDITHPLAMPGTPHYRSPETLRFRREHLGEHSPGRPSDDLWALGVVLYWLLTGVYPFDTDVPDEGALANVILQHHPEPPHVLNPRVPRALSELCLRMLEKSLAARPPSAEALGEEVEALLASADGTWDVALCEEWEERDATTSQEVWLDWGELRDRAWRLAAQALRRPVRGRAQPPEEASTAAASPTFASRRTRLWSGTLAAVVLGGSLCMSPPVSGLVPRGVAHSGQEVAAPHEPPEGGRGAAPEWWAEIPVPVASATPWKDSTRVSTSTPSPVQPPATSSSQTPVLGKLVWACTTAAALAQASCAGPSQELRRFYAEPPPAECPEGAVETMQKLGMFDVPVEPTAEFPNPGLKNAEVRPGPVTVISLMTWGQLPTRTTRFTGELFFGETLVHGRFTQAHTADGHTYPICAELWLGYMRKGLVKEKGSTRDTALVRAWPTLRAVKRFE; from the coding sequence GTGGGCGAGGTCGTGGATGGCTACCGGTTGGAGCGCCGGCTGGGAGAGGGCGGCCAGGGCTCCGTGTTCCGCGCCCGCCGGGACGGACAACTCCATGCCCTCAAGTTCCTGCCCCTGCGGAACGAGGACCGGGCGTGGCGCGAGCTGGAGGTACGGCTGCGGCTGCGGCGCATGCAAGAGGTGGGGGTGTCCGCGTGCGGTCCGTGGCCCTCGGCGCGGCCCCGCTACCTCTACCTCGTCATGCCCTACGTGCATGGCCGTCCCCTCCCCGACTGGGCGAGTGAGCACAACCCCACGGCGAGGCGGGCCGCGCGCGTGCTGGCGGACGTGGCGCGGCAGCTCGTGCAGGTACACCGCGCCGGCGTGGTGCATCGGGACATCAAGGGCGACAACGTGCTCGTGCGGCACGAGGACGGGCGCGCGGTGCTGGTGGACTTCGGCGTGGGCACCTACTGGGGCGCGCTCGACATCACCCACCCCCTGGCGATGCCGGGCACGCCCCACTACCGCAGCCCCGAGACGCTGCGCTTCCGACGAGAGCACCTGGGCGAGCACTCCCCCGGGCGGCCCTCGGATGACCTCTGGGCGCTGGGGGTGGTGCTCTACTGGCTGCTCACGGGCGTCTACCCCTTCGACACGGACGTGCCCGACGAGGGAGCACTCGCCAACGTCATCCTCCAGCACCACCCCGAGCCCCCTCACGTGCTCAACCCACGCGTGCCCCGCGCGCTGAGCGAGTTGTGCCTGCGCATGCTGGAGAAGTCGCTCGCCGCGCGCCCACCGAGCGCCGAGGCCCTGGGGGAGGAGGTGGAGGCGTTGCTCGCGAGCGCGGACGGCACCTGGGACGTGGCGTTGTGCGAAGAGTGGGAGGAGCGCGACGCCACCACTTCCCAGGAGGTGTGGCTCGACTGGGGAGAATTGCGCGATAGGGCATGGCGGCTCGCGGCCCAGGCCCTGCGACGTCCCGTGCGCGGCAGGGCCCAGCCTCCCGAGGAGGCCTCCACGGCCGCTGCGTCCCCCACCTTCGCGTCCCGGCGGACCCGTCTCTGGTCCGGGACCCTGGCCGCCGTCGTCCTCGGGGGCTCGCTGTGCATGTCGCCCCCGGTCTCGGGCCTCGTCCCACGAGGGGTTGCTCACTCCGGCCAGGAAGTGGCGGCTCCTCACGAGCCACCCGAAGGTGGACGTGGCGCAGCGCCCGAGTGGTGGGCGGAAATCCCTGTGCCCGTCGCCAGCGCGACGCCCTGGAAGGACAGCACGCGCGTGAGCACTTCGACTCCGTCTCCCGTTCAACCCCCAGCGACCTCCTCTTCCCAGACCCCCGTGCTCGGCAAGCTCGTGTGGGCCTGCACCACGGCCGCCGCCCTGGCCCAGGCATCCTGCGCCGGCCCGAGCCAGGAGCTGCGGCGCTTCTACGCCGAGCCGCCCCCCGCCGAGTGCCCCGAGGGCGCGGTGGAGACCATGCAGAAGCTGGGCATGTTCGATGTCCCGGTCGAGCCCACCGCGGAGTTCCCCAATCCAGGGTTGAAGAACGCCGAGGTCCGCCCCGGCCCCGTGACGGTCATCAGCCTCATGACCTGGGGACAGCTCCCGACCCGCACCACCCGCTTCACGGGAGAGCTGTTCTTCGGAGAGACCCTCGTCCACGGACGATTCACCCAGGCGCACACCGCGGATGGGCACACCTATCCCATCTGCGCGGAGCTCTGGCTGGGCTACATGCGCAAGGGCCTCGTCAAGGAGAAGGGCAGCACCCGGGATACCGCCCTCGTTCGAGCGTGGCCCACGCTGCGGGCCGTGAAGCGATTCGAGTAG